Proteins encoded in a region of the Tripterygium wilfordii isolate XIE 37 chromosome 21, ASM1340144v1, whole genome shotgun sequence genome:
- the LOC119989283 gene encoding histone H2A.6-like — MAGRGKTLGSGASKKATSRSSKAGLQFPVGRIARFLKAGKYAERVGAGAPVYLAAVLEYLAAEVLELAGNAARDNKKTRIVPRHIQLAVRNDEELSKLLGDVTIANGGVMPNIHNLLLPRKTGAAGKASGGDDES; from the exons ATGGCCGGCAGAGGGAAGACTCTGGGATCTGGAGCCTCGAAGAAGGCCACCTCGAGGAGTAGCAAGGCAGGTCTGCAATTTCCGGTCGGTCGTATCGCGAGGTTTCTGAAGGCCGGGAAGTACGCCGAGCGTGTTGGTGCCGGAGCGCCTGTTTACCTCGCAGCCGTACTTGAATACCTTGCTGCAGAG GTCCTTGAGTTGGCTGGAAATGCTGCCAGAGACAATAAGAAAACGCGTATAGTGCCTCGCCACATTCAGCTGGCAGTGAGGAACGATGAGGAATTGAGCAAGCTGCTTGGAGACGTGACTATTGCCAATGGTGGTGTGATGCCCAACATCCACAACCTTCTTCTCCCCAGGAAGACTGGTGCTGCAGGCAAGGCATCAGGTGGAGATGATGAGAGTTAG